ATTAATTACCAGCAATGATTATAAAATCCGTAGCCAATTCAACCGTAAAGTCACCGATTTTGTGTTACTCGATGACAAAATGGAAGTGATTGCAATTATTGAACTTGATGACCCTTCGCATCTTGAGAAAGCAGAAGAAGACCGTATTCGTGATCAAATGCTTACAGAAGCAGGTTATATCGTAAGACGTTATACAAACATCCCAAGTGTACGTCAGCTACAAAGAGATATTCACTAAAGGCGTTATTTATTGAACTTCACGCTTTGCAGCTTCTTTTTCCGCTATTCTTTTTTCCATTTCTAAACGTTGCTGCTCATATAGCTTTTTATTCTTAGCATCACTCTTTGCAGCAAAGAACACTATTCCAATAATCAAAAAGGGAATCAGTAAACCTAATCCCATTAATAACCAAGGAACAGATTTTTTTTCAACAGGTTGCTGACTCATAAGTGTTTTAAACTCAAACATTATTAATTTTAAGATATGTAACACTATAACAAAAAAGAGCCACTATAAAGAGGCTCTTTTCTTAAGATAACTTCTAGTTAGGTAAATAAAGCCTAGAATTTACCTGTACAGTGAGGACTTTGGCTAGCATCTTTCTGTGCATCAGTTAGTACAATACCTGTCCCTGCTGACATATTCGTTTGAATAAAATCTACAGCATTTGCATTTTGACATACGATTGCTTGCGTGTGAGTCGCATTCGGTACAATTGTTAGGTTATAACCCTTATCGTAGGCTGCTTGAGGGAAAAACTTCAAAGCATTCGCTTTCATATTTGCGAATAAGGCTTGCGTTACTACAGGCAATACTGCCTGATCTTTTTCACCTTGAATAATAAATACAGGGGCTTTAATAACTTTCTCAGCTGTAGCATTCGTTGCAGGCTGAGTCGCTGTTAAGAAGCTTTGAACGACTTGATCTGTCTTGAATTTATTAAGATCAATACCGTATTGTGCAATTTGATGTGTAGGATCTGCCAAAAACGCTAAAATTCCCGCTTTAAATTTCTCTTGTAAGCCATTTGCAGTATCAGGTGCTGGATAACTTAAGCATGCTCCATCATCTCCGGTACGGCCATAAGCCAATTCTGCAATGTCAGCCGCTCCTGCTGTAAAGATTGACTTCATATCATAGTTTGGTTGCTGTGCTTTGATCCCTGCACTTGCAAAGGCAGCGTATGCTAGCAATTCGGCATAACCATCCGCGATTTGATCAATCATTGCTTGCCCTTGAGCTGCCGTTATCAAATTATTGGCCACTGCATAACGTACTTGCAATAAGTTCTCATCGAGTTTATTGACTTGTTTAGGTTTTCCATTTGCATCAAGATTTAATTGTGGATCAATATAAATTTGAATGATTGTACCTAAGCTAGATGCCGGTGCCCCTGCTACAGCACCTTTATAACTTACATCCGAATTGGCAAATTCAGCAGTGCCCAATGATGCATGGCCACCTTGTGACTGGCCAATTGACATCCAATCACCTTTTAATTGGTTACCATAATGGTCCTTTGCTGCTTTGACTGCCGCTAGTGCAGATTTTGCTTCACTTGATAAGTTTAAGTACGGATGCACTCCTGGTGTACCTAAACCCTCATAATCTGGTGCCACAATCACATAACCTGCAGCTAACAAACTTTCAGCTAAAATTTTAAATCGTGGATTAATTGTATTTTTACTTGGTGCACAACCGTCACCCACGCCAACAGTTCCATGTTCCCACACAACCACCCGATAACCATCTTTAGGTTGTGTTGCTTTTGGAAACAATACCATAGCGGTAGCAGTGGCTGTTTTTCCTTGAACATTTGTCATATTATAAGTCATTACTTTAATCGATGAAGCATTATCAACTTGATCAATAGCGTAATTACTTTCAGACAAAAAGGTTTTATTTGAATCTATGCCAGTGTAATCGTCATTGTTATCATTACATGCTGTAAGAAATAATGCTGAAACTGATAATGTTATAGCTAAAGCAATTTTTGACCGTTTCATAAAATATCCTTTTTATGTGTTATTTATTCCGCATATTTTTTATGCACAAATATTAAGACATAAAAAAAGTGCTCTGCATAGAACACTTTTCAACCTCATGGTCATTTTTACTATATGAAATTTAAAAATATTCCTAGAAAAATGATTAATCCAACCCAACGATTGTGACGGAATGCCCAGAAACAAACCTGAGGGTTGCGGTCTTTGGTTTTAATTGTTTGATATATAAAATCGAATCCAACTACCACTAAAGCAATAATTGCCCATGGGAATAGAATATTTTCTAAATACAGTGCCGTTCCTATCAAAACAAGGCTGGTTGCCTGTAAAAGCGCAATAATTTGGATGTCATATCGACCAAAAAGAATAGCTGTAGATTTCACACCAATTTTTAAATCGAATTCGCGGTCTGTAATTGCATATTGGGTATCGTAAGCCACTGTCCAAGCCAAATTACCAAAATAGAGCAGCCAGCAAGTCATATCTAAGGGCTTACCCATTGCAGTAAATGACATGGGAATACCCCAAGAAAATGCCATACCTAAAACGACTTGCGGTAAATGCGTATATCTTTTCATGAAAGGATATACAAATGCTAAAACCAAACCACCTAGTGCACAGTAGAAAGTTGCAATAGGCAAAAAGAATAGCGTGCAGGCACTTGCAAACACTAAAGCTAAAAATACATACACCGCTTCTCTTGGGCGAATCACCCCAGTTGCTAAAGGCCGTGTTTTTGTCCGCTCTACATGACCATCAACTTTTCGATCCGCAAAGTCATTAATGGCGCAGCCAGCGGCACGCATAAAAATTGTACCTAGCACCATTGCCAAAAGGATATGTAAAGGTGGTATGCCCTCTGCTGCAACCCAAAGTGCCCACATGGTTGGCCAAAAGACTAATTCGGTTCCAACTGGCTTATCAAATCGGCATAAATAATAATAAGCCTCTAAACGCTGACGCCATGTTGTACCTGTTGCAGTCGTCATAGTAATTCCTTGTCGTGCTGCTGATTTAAAAAAGCTTCAAAAGCCGGTAAGAAGGTTTCTTGGACAATAAATTTACATCCATGCCAAGTATAGCAACTTTGTCGTGTCCAGCCTTCTGGCAAACGAATGACACGGCGGTCACAAAGCGGAGTAGTTCTTTGAAATAAAAAACGGCCTATGGGTTTAGAACCAATATGCTGAAATATACGGGCTTTTTTTTGTAAACTTTGAATTGGGAAAATACTTTTTGCTTTCACCCATGGCTCTGCTTCACAGCCATATAAATAGGTTTCCCTTACCCATGAGGTGTGAGTATGAGACATCTTCATCCACTGGCTATCTGCAAAAGTTAAACGCTGAAAGTGTTCTTTAAAGGGTTTGACACTAAACTGGCCACCGCCAAGTTCAGTCAATTGTTGGGTCAGAGAACCGGACGCATACAACCATGTTTTCAATGCAGGATTTAACACTTGTTCCTGTTTAAGTAATGGTTGCCGTTTACGCATAATCTGCTCACATGAAAACTCGCACCTAGTTTACCCCAATTTTTTGATAAAAAACGTAGAGAATTCAATCAAGATTTTGAACAATAAAAAAGCCTGCATAAGCAGGCTTTTTTACAAAATACGTATTACAAGCTGTAGTACATATCAAACTCAACTGGGTGAGTAGTCGTATTAAGACGACGTACATCTTCAGTTTTAAGTTCGATGTATGCATCAAGCATTTCTTTAGTGAACACGCCGCCTTTTAACAAGAATTCGTGATCTGCTTGAAGTGCTTCAAGAGCCATATCTAAGCTATGAGCAACTGTTGGGATTTTTGCTTCTTCTTCTGGAGGAAGATCATACAAGTTCTTGTCAGCAGCTTCGCCCGGATGGATCTTGTTTTGGATACCGTCGATACCAGCCATTAACAATGCAGCGAAACCTAAGTACGGGTTCATCATTGGGTCTGGGAAACGAGCTTCAATACGCTTACCTTTAGGGCTAGAAACGTATGGAATACGGATAGACGCAGAACGGTTACGTGCTGAGTAAGCAAGCATAATTGGTGCTTCGAAGTGAGGAACCAAACGCTTGTATGAGTTTGTAGATGGGTTTGTGATTGCATTCAATGCACGAGCGTGCTTGATGATACCACCGATGAAGTACAACGCCATTTCTGAAAGGCCTGCATATTCATCACCAGCAAACAAGTTCTTGCCATCTTTAGAGATAGACATGTGAACGTGCATACCAGAACCGTTATCACCTACCATTGGTTTAGGCATAAACGTAGCTGTTTTTGCATATTGATGCGCAACGTTCCAAACAGCATATTTGAACTGTTGAACTTCGTCAGCTTTACGTACAAGTGTATTGAAGCTCACACCAATTTCTAACTGGCAAGATGCAACTTCGTGGTGATGTACTTCTACACGACCTGGGCCCATGATGTCTTCGATTTTTGCACACATTTCTGCACGCATATCTTGTGAAGAATCAACCGGAGGAACTGGGAAGTAACCGCCTTTAACACGTGGACGGTGGCCTGAGTTACCAGACTCGTAACTGTTGCCAGTAGACCAAGCAGCTTCTTCAGCGATCAATGTATGACGAGCGCCAGACATGTCGATGTCCCATTTCACTTCGTCAAATACAAAGAATTCTGGTTCTGGACCAAAGAATGCAGTATCACCAATACCTGTAGATTTTAAGTATTCTTCTGCACGGCGAGCAATCGAACGTGGGTCACGCTCATAACCTTGACCAGTTGAAGGTTCAATAACGTCACAAGTCACAACTACAGTTGGTTCAGCAAAGAACGGGTCGAGGAAACCAGTTTCTGCATCTGGACGTAAAATCATGTCAGATGCTTCAATGCCTTTCCAACCAGCGATTGAAGAACCATCAAACATTTTACCGTCTTCAAAAGTATCTTCATCAATAGAATCAGCTGGGTAAGTTACGTGCTGTTCTTTACCCTTAGTATCAGTAAAGCGAAAATCGACCCATTTTGCGCCACTTTCTTGTATGAGTTGAAGGACCTTGTTCGCCATGCTCATTTTGCTCCAATGAAATTTTGTTGCACTTGTTGAGTGCGTGTTAGTTGCTGGTATTTATAAAGCAATTCTCATACCAACTTTATAAGACTTACCCAAAACATTGAATTACTTATAAGTATTCATGATTTAGGCCCCTTGTCTTGAACCCATTATACTGTTTGCATGTGCAAATGCACCATATTCACACATTTTCAAATTATGGCACATTTAAACCGCTCATTATCGCCCTAATTTGGTGCAAAAATGTTGCACTGATATAACTCGCTGCATCAATTTCTAACAGTCATTCATGATCATAATGCTTTCTTATATATAATGGTGAGATTCTTATCAGATTGCATGAAAATAATTATTATGCTTAAAAGCAGGAGTTCCACTCGCTTTCTTTGGATCACTTCAGCTATTTAAGCTAACTCTTAATACATGACATTATTGCTTTGTTTACAATCTACTAAATAGTTTTCATTTTTATGAATTCTTATAACTCATTCTGTTACGCCGTAATTCTTTAATCCCTAATGAAAGTCTCCTCCCAGTTACCCGTCTAACAATAAATTTCACTATTCATGTTCTTTTTCATTCACTTTTTTTATACAGGACAAACTTGCTTTTATTATTAAAAATAACTAATAAATGTATATATAAATTTTTGTTATAAATAAACAAACCAAAAGTTATGTTTATAAAAAGCATAAGATCATTCAAGGATTTGAATAATGAAACATGAACTTGAGCAGTCCGATAAAGCATTTTTCGGCCATCCAAAACCACTGAAAACTCTATTTTTTACAGAACTTTGGGAAAGATTTTCTTATTATGGAATTCGGCCCTTACTCGTTCTTTATATGGTTGCAATGGTCAATGACGGTGGTCTAGGTCTTGACCGCCCAACAGCAGCGGCAATTGTTGGATTATTTTCGGGCTCAATGTATTTAATGACTGTTTTAGGGGGATGGATTGCTGATAACTGGTTAGGTCAAGTACGTTCTGTCTGGTACGGTTCTATTATTATTGCACTAGGTCATTTATCTATTGCCCTCACTACCGTTTTTGATCAATTCTTTTTTTACTTCGGTCTAGTTCTTATTGTTCTTGGATCAGGTTTATTTAAAACTTGTATTTCAGTCATTGTAGGAACTTTATACAAAGCACAAGACAGCAGACGAGATGCCGGCTTCTCCATTTTTTATATGGGAATTAATATGGGCTCGTTTATTGCTCCGCTCATTACAGGTCTATTAGCTCGCGATTATGGCTGGCACTTAGGCTTTGGGATTGGTGGCATTGGGATGCTAATTGCTTTATTAATTTTCCGCTTTTTAGCTGTCCCACAGCTCCAAACTTTTAATGAATTGCGACAAGAAGCTAACAGTTGTAGCCAACCTGTCGTAGAAAATAAAAATGCGCCTAAAATTGTATTTAGCTTTTTATTCGCTGTTGCAGCGGTTATTGCATTAACTTTCTTTGGCGTAATCCATATTAATCCGGTCGAGGTAGCCACTTATCTAACAGTCGTAATTTGCATTGGGATTATTGCTTATTTTGCATATTTATTGCTTTTCCTGAATTTAGAGCAACATGAAAAATTTAAAATAATTATTTGCTTCGTTTTATTAGCTGCATCTGCCCTATTCTGGTCGGCTTTTGAACAAAAGCCCACAACCTTTACTTTATTTGCCCAAGATTATACGGACCGTATTGTTTTCGGATTTGAGATCCCAACAGTATGGTTTGAATCAATCAATGCTCTTTTTATTATTCTCTTTGCTCCGGTTGCAGCTTGGCTATGGGCGAAACTTGGTAAAGTAAATAAAGACCCAAGCTATATCAGCAAATTTATTATTGCGTTGTTATTCGCTGCAGGTGGCTTTTTGCTTATGTCTCTTGCCAGTCATTTTGCGATTAATGGCGGAGCAGTTTCACCATTTTGGTTAGTCGGTACTTTATTTCTTCTTACTGTAGGTGAGCTGTGTTTAAGCCCGATTGGCTTATCAACTATGACTAAACTTGCACCGGATATCATACGCAGTCAAATTATGGGTTTATGGTTTACAGGTACCGCTTTAGGCAACCTCATAGCAGGTTTAATTGGCGGACATGTATCGGCAGATGGTATTAATCATTTACCAAGCCTATTTATGCGCTGTGTATTGGCCTTGGTTATCGGCGCAATCGTGTTATTTTTATTAAAGAAACCTATCAATACATTAATGAACAAAAGTACCAGCAAAGTTCAACCTGACTTGGAAACGATATGAACGACTTAACTGTTCCAGAAAAACTTGAAAAACTGCGCGAACTTATGACCACTCAACACGTTGATGCTTTGGTTGTTATGAGTGCAGATCCACATATGTCAGAATATTTGCCAGACTATTGGAAAGCAAGGCAGTGGTTAAGTGGTTTTAGTGGCTCTGTTGGCACATTAGTAGTAACTCAAAACTTTGCAGGACTTTGGGCGGATGGCCGCTATTGGGTACAAGCCGAGCAACAGCTTGTTGGAACTGGCTTTCAATTACAAAAACTGACCAGCGATGAGTCTTCTACACATCTTGCGTGGATTGAGAAAAATTTATCAACTGGTTCAGTCATTTCAGTAAATGGGCAAACGCTTTCAATCCAGCAATTTAAAGCTTTGGAAAATACAGCAAAACAACGCGGCTTTAAACTTGAAACACAGCAAGATTTAATTGGCTCAATTTGGTCAAACCGCCCTGAACTTCCTTTAGAACAGATTCATTTAATGCCTGAAGGATTAAATGCCCTATCTCGTAAAGAGAAAATTCAAGCGATTCGTGAAACCTTAAAAAATAAGTCAATTGAAGGACATTTCGTTTCATCTTTAGATGATATCGCATGGGTCCTCAATGCACGCGGGGAAGATGTAGAATACAACCCTGTATTCCTGTCGCATTTGTATATCAGTCCTCAACAGGCTGTTTTATTTGTTGATAGCAACAAGGTTGATCTAACCATTCAAGAGGCGTTCAAAGCTGATGGTATTGAGATACATGACTATCAAGATACAGCTCTGTTTTTAGCGAAGATTTCTGATGCGTCTGTACTTTTAGATCCAGCCAAAGTATCGATTTATCACGAACAAGCCATCGCAAAAGATATTCAGGTTGTATACGACATCAACCCGAGTACGCTTTTTAAATCACGCAAGCATGAAAGTGAAATTGCTCATATCCGTCATGCCATGCTTAAAGATGGGATTGCTCTTTGTCATTTCTTTCATTGGCTAGACAAAGCGCTTCATCATGGTGAAAGCATTTCAGAACTGACCATTGATGAGAAAATTACAGCTTTCCGCGCTCAGCAAGATGGGTTCATAGGACCAAGTTTTTCAACGATTGCAGGCTTTAATGCCAATGGTGCACTACCCCACTACCGTGCAACGGAAGAACACTACTCATTTATTGAAGGTGATGGTTTATTGCTCATTGACTCTGGCGGCCAGTATGTAGATGGAACCACCGATATTACTCGTGTTGTTCCTGTCGGGACTCCAACAGAGCAACAAAAACGTGACTATACTCTGGTTTTAAAATGTCATATTGCTTTAGCAAAAACCATTTATCCCGAAGGTTTAGCTGCACCGCTACTCGATTCAATTTGTCGCCATACTTTATGGCAATATGGTTTAGATTATCGTCACGGAACAGGACACGGCGTAGGCTTTGCACTTAACGTTCATGAAGGTCCCCAGGTTCTTTCTTATTACGCACCGATACATGCCTATAGCAAATTGCGTGAAGGCATGATTCTTTCTAATGAACCGGGCTTATACCATGAGGGACAATACGGTATTCGTATTGAAAATCTGGTTGCAAACAAACTCCGCTCGGGTTTTGAAAAAACTTACGGTGAATTTTTAGAGTTTGAAACGCTGACCCTTTGCCCAATTCATTTAGATTGTATTGTGGTCGATCTGCTAACGAATGAAGAGAAAGACTGGTTAAATGGTTACCATCAAACTGTTCAAGAAAGACTGGCTGAACACTTGTCTGGCGATGTTTTAGATTGGCTGATTTATAACACACGTAAGATTTAATCTTCTTTTGGGACCAAGGCAGAATAATTTTCATTTTACATAGAAGCTTATTCTGCCTTATTTGTACTTATCTAGAATTTGAAAAGCCCCACTACTCATCTCTTTTTCTGCAAGT
This window of the Acinetobacter sp. XH1741 genome carries:
- the glnA gene encoding type I glutamate--ammonia ligase, yielding MSMANKVLQLIQESGAKWVDFRFTDTKGKEQHVTYPADSIDEDTFEDGKMFDGSSIAGWKGIEASDMILRPDAETGFLDPFFAEPTVVVTCDVIEPSTGQGYERDPRSIARRAEEYLKSTGIGDTAFFGPEPEFFVFDEVKWDIDMSGARHTLIAEEAAWSTGNSYESGNSGHRPRVKGGYFPVPPVDSSQDMRAEMCAKIEDIMGPGRVEVHHHEVASCQLEIGVSFNTLVRKADEVQQFKYAVWNVAHQYAKTATFMPKPMVGDNGSGMHVHMSISKDGKNLFAGDEYAGLSEMALYFIGGIIKHARALNAITNPSTNSYKRLVPHFEAPIMLAYSARNRSASIRIPYVSSPKGKRIEARFPDPMMNPYLGFAALLMAGIDGIQNKIHPGEAADKNLYDLPPEEEAKIPTVAHSLDMALEALQADHEFLLKGGVFTKEMLDAYIELKTEDVRRLNTTTHPVEFDMYYSL
- a CDS encoding DUF2726 domain-containing protein, encoding MFESSHLFFIILGCLSTCIFLVVCLRPYLFPKQKFFARPVITNFETQMFIRLKQSFPSYHVLAQVAFSALITSNDYKIRSQFNRKVTDFVLLDDKMEVIAIIELDDPSHLEKAEEDRIRDQMLTEAGYIVRRYTNIPSVRQLQRDIH
- a CDS encoding chorismate lyase: MRKRQPLLKQEQVLNPALKTWLYASGSLTQQLTELGGGQFSVKPFKEHFQRLTFADSQWMKMSHTHTSWVRETYLYGCEAEPWVKAKSIFPIQSLQKKARIFQHIGSKPIGRFLFQRTTPLCDRRVIRLPEGWTRQSCYTWHGCKFIVQETFLPAFEAFLNQQHDKELL
- a CDS encoding aminopeptidase P family protein, which produces MNDLTVPEKLEKLRELMTTQHVDALVVMSADPHMSEYLPDYWKARQWLSGFSGSVGTLVVTQNFAGLWADGRYWVQAEQQLVGTGFQLQKLTSDESSTHLAWIEKNLSTGSVISVNGQTLSIQQFKALENTAKQRGFKLETQQDLIGSIWSNRPELPLEQIHLMPEGLNALSRKEKIQAIRETLKNKSIEGHFVSSLDDIAWVLNARGEDVEYNPVFLSHLYISPQQAVLFVDSNKVDLTIQEAFKADGIEIHDYQDTALFLAKISDASVLLDPAKVSIYHEQAIAKDIQVVYDINPSTLFKSRKHESEIAHIRHAMLKDGIALCHFFHWLDKALHHGESISELTIDEKITAFRAQQDGFIGPSFSTIAGFNANGALPHYRATEEHYSFIEGDGLLLIDSGGQYVDGTTDITRVVPVGTPTEQQKRDYTLVLKCHIALAKTIYPEGLAAPLLDSICRHTLWQYGLDYRHGTGHGVGFALNVHEGPQVLSYYAPIHAYSKLREGMILSNEPGLYHEGQYGIRIENLVANKLRSGFEKTYGEFLEFETLTLCPIHLDCIVVDLLTNEEKDWLNGYHQTVQERLAEHLSGDVLDWLIYNTRKI
- a CDS encoding lipase family protein; the protein is MKRSKIALAITLSVSALFLTACNDNNDDYTGIDSNKTFLSESNYAIDQVDNASSIKVMTYNMTNVQGKTATATAMVLFPKATQPKDGYRVVVWEHGTVGVGDGCAPSKNTINPRFKILAESLLAAGYVIVAPDYEGLGTPGVHPYLNLSSEAKSALAAVKAAKDHYGNQLKGDWMSIGQSQGGHASLGTAEFANSDVSYKGAVAGAPASSLGTIIQIYIDPQLNLDANGKPKQVNKLDENLLQVRYAVANNLITAAQGQAMIDQIADGYAELLAYAAFASAGIKAQQPNYDMKSIFTAGAADIAELAYGRTGDDGACLSYPAPDTANGLQEKFKAGILAFLADPTHQIAQYGIDLNKFKTDQVVQSFLTATQPATNATAEKVIKAPVFIIQGEKDQAVLPVVTQALFANMKANALKFFPQAAYDKGYNLTIVPNATHTQAIVCQNANAVDFIQTNMSAGTGIVLTDAQKDASQSPHCTGKF
- the ubiA gene encoding 4-hydroxybenzoate octaprenyltransferase; protein product: MTTATGTTWRQRLEAYYYLCRFDKPVGTELVFWPTMWALWVAAEGIPPLHILLAMVLGTIFMRAAGCAINDFADRKVDGHVERTKTRPLATGVIRPREAVYVFLALVFASACTLFFLPIATFYCALGGLVLAFVYPFMKRYTHLPQVVLGMAFSWGIPMSFTAMGKPLDMTCWLLYFGNLAWTVAYDTQYAITDREFDLKIGVKSTAILFGRYDIQIIALLQATSLVLIGTALYLENILFPWAIIALVVVGFDFIYQTIKTKDRNPQVCFWAFRHNRWVGLIIFLGIFLNFI